The following are encoded in a window of Dioscorea cayenensis subsp. rotundata cultivar TDr96_F1 chromosome 16, TDr96_F1_v2_PseudoChromosome.rev07_lg8_w22 25.fasta, whole genome shotgun sequence genomic DNA:
- the LOC120279215 gene encoding uncharacterized protein LOC120279215 isoform X3: MIVNQTTRTRVESGTCNVCSAPCSSCMHINRTTSVMESNVEGTYSINKLRREEADSCSYDGPGGHPLYKSRACDDPQHATSETSNLLSVSSSHDSYSENAESKSTLIATNDVSEDVEMHPKLSVEAVGEGGLLPKETNISSSCVLSSKSDPISVPRQDPFRSGKEEQRDLECHGDNISCATGGLDAAIAVNVCNVDVDGKDPVIGVASTKSEIAEGIERKTQLEAGNLCLDDEIRECKVKVEEPNTCQKDILQKKDSGSFVNDQCSNKSDCVDHSSLKLNSAKVEPSEYFMADMELSTRVAEASANVKGEKTILPDQEDQRTCQLKSVSPSGTQKSSYSCLETRNHRENDVTGDKDCEAVKSSTIKQSSRMSSTLVEDSEIQALEKQSQLMCIGENSESDIEDDVKVCDICGDAGREECLAVCSKCSDGAEHTYCMRIMLEKIPEGDWLCEECKLKEDTENDEVDRTEVIQEKLEVQSLKENIVSSETVPSPKVSLRLDLEANDQEATGVLKRTHSQHVSAHRLTDNTEVSSITGKRSAESNGSSIETSSPRKKVALSCDSSLKKLDLTKGKLANMTSSIGSHSGHSSPQAFVKAQMSGSYPSKVQTQVQTPRGSLSRSMSLNNSGMKGKVKQLIENIPHKTKLTKEFSSKDTRKDGIVRTATKNASFRTIGSSRLNVETTIKTQFLNSPRSEDSKSFKHPKDRNPLEKKNSFKLDHTPAIPSTSNAVPSKAELKGAQISGKSNNVSESNIVSVTKRLGDANDLGHSEVKKQPLNAPKALGSSSLSSLGQKSYSIRSAKSSIQPETVPQHEDKSKDSNLFSSSRQAGPSGGRVLRCQKCNETGHATQFCSIDKLRVSALKPSAERNLKEATVKSDRWKDAVEALLSKTKVQKDGRSLDHADSTTVTPRSSRESGPKDVTTSSSNSFQGGLISRQEVFRSSATCPGLIGAAIGVKQPDNHQVETCIPVDRQPKALPTALKESTGLPSVPTMTDRCSDQGHPMRVSVFPELEFIWQGDFEVLRAGRLLEPCNGVQAHLSTCASPKVLEVVNKFPGKVKLEEVPRSGSWPLQFQRISPKEDNIALFLFARDIESYEKNYKKLLENMLKNDLALKGFIDEVELLIFPSDKLPENSQRWNNLFFLWAVFRERRIDCSDALPGPQRPCKSSLQEELLVQDSPSLLASDFSTSKNINLHEFPSTDSSKFEMLPKAGIIEHNTQMSSEAVVEPQCEISPCPDLGNQITTLPLCLEQNSGVASPKISAPVQVDRCAEPRKNKIFGNDAMGGIDAETSNNVQNSLNKHGALPILPVTCASTACGDGCEFSANLEKLQETTVLGSDPHDCMTSADNLSWESKSSRKRARSCSVDVNLQASGETLKVVDETMTGKENMNHGAEHIEKDHKKAKLCNDDGLADFPEPQRHREIIMDETKDNPESSRSVERFVFPFDLNSVSCEETETETEIERVIHVLSSDDEDIGEPVIPDLELALGGRKKPVKNERQPLIFPIVSSKINQHQRPAVRQNEYASASLSLSLAIPKSENEETVAGDVQQPSFWQL; encoded by the exons ATGATTGTTAATCAGACTACCCGTACAAGGGTGGAGTCTGGGACATGCAACGTTTGCTCTGCTCCGTGCTCATCTTGCATGCACATCAATAGAACCACATCCGTCATGGAATCTAATGTGGAGGGTACTTATTCTATAAATAAGCTTAGGAGGGAAGAAGCTGATTCCTGTTCCTATGATGGTCCAGGGGGTCATCCACTGTATAAGAGCAGAGCTTGTGATGATCCACAACATGCGACCAGTGAAACAAGTAATTTATTAAGTGTCAGTTCAAGTCATGATTCGTATTCTGAAAATGCTGAAAGCAAATCTACTTTAATTGCAACCAATGATGTGTCTGAAGATGTTGAAATGCATCCAAAGTTGTCAGTTGAAGCAGTTGGAGAAGGTGGTCTCCTTCCAAAAGAGACTAATATCTCTTCTAGTTGTGTTTTATCCTCAAAGAGCGATCCCATATCTGTCCCACGCCAGGACCCATTTCGAAGTGGAAAGGAAGAGCAGCGTGATCTAGAATGTCATGGTGACAATATCTCATGTGCCACTGGAGGTCTAGATGCCGCTATTGCAGTCAATGTCTGTAATGTGGATGTGGATGGCAAAGACCCGGTAATTGGTGTGGCATCCACCAAGAGTGAAATTGCCGAGGGAATTGAAAGAAAGACTCAGCTAGAAGCTGGTAATCTGTgtcttgatgatgaaataaGGGAATGTAAGGTCAAAGTTGAAGAGCCAAATACCTGCCAAAAAGATATTCTGCAAAAGAAGGATTCTGGTTCTTTTGTAAATGATCAATGTTCCAACAAATCGGATTGTGTAGATCATTCTTCCTTGAAACTGAATTCTGCAAAG GTTGAACCTTCTGAATACTTCATGGCGGACATGGAATTGTCAACCAGAGTAGCAGAGGCTTCTGCTAATGTCAAAGGAGAGAAAACCATCCTACCAGACCAGGAAGACCAGAGAACATGCCAGCTTAAAAGTGTCTCCCCATCAGGAACTCAGAAAAGCAGCTATTCTTGCTTAGAAACTAGGAATCACAGAGAAAATGATGTCACAGGTGACAAAGACTGTGAAGCAGTTAAGAGTAGCACAATCAAGCAGTCATCCAGGATGTCGAGTACTCTGGTCGAAGATTCTGAAATTCAGGCACTGGAAAAGCAATCTCAACTGATGTGCATAGGTGAAAATTCTGAGTCAGATATCGAGGATGAT GTGAAAGTTTGTGATATATGTGGTGATGCCGGTCGAGAAGAGTGTCTGGCAGTATGCAGTAAATGCAGTGATGGTGCTGAACACAC TTACTGCATGCGGATTATGTTGGAGAAAATTCCTGAAGGTGACTGGttatgtgaagaatgcaagcTCAAGGAGGATACTGAAAATGATGAAGTGGATAGAACTGAGGTGATACAGGAGAAATTAGAAGTTCAGTCCTTGAAAGAAAATATTGTGAGCTCTGAAACTGTTCCCAGCCCCAAGGTTTCTCTTAGGTTGGACTTAGAGGCGAATGATCAGGAAGCAACAGGAGTTCTTAAGAGAACCCACAGTCAGCATGTTTCTGCCCATAGGCTCACAGATAATACAGAGGTTTCTTCAATTACTGGCAAAAGATCAGCTGAATCAAATGGTAGTTCCATTGAGACATCTAGTCCGAGGAAAAAAGTTGCCCTGTCATGTGATAGCTCATTGAAGAAGCTGGATTTAACTAAAGGAAAGCTGGCCAACATGACATCATCAATTGGAAGTCACTCTGGACATAGTAGTCCTCAGGCATTTGTGAAAGCGCAAATGTCTGGTTCTTACCCCTCAAAGGTTCAAACCCAAGTTCAGACTCCTCGAG GTTCTTTGTCGAGATCAATGTCTTTAAATAACTCAGGCATGAAGGGAAAAGTAAAACAGTTGATTGAAAATATACCTCATAAGACAAAACTCACCAAAGAATTTTCTTCCAAAGACACAAGGAAAGATGGAATTGTCAGAACAGCAACCAAAAATGCATCATTCAGAACTATTGGTTCATCCCGGTTAAATGTTGAAACAACAATTAAAACACAGTTTCTTAATTCCCCTAGGTCTGAAGATTCAAAAAGCTTTAAGCATCCAAAAGACAGAAATccattggaaaagaaaaattctTTTAAGTTGGATCATACCCCTGCGATACCATCAACAAGTAATGCCGTTCCTTCAAAGGCGGAGCTGAAGGGTGCTCAAATAAGCGGAAAATCAAATAATGTGTCTGAATCAAACATTGTTAGTGTGACTAAAAGATTGGGGGATGCAAATGACTTAG GGCACAGTGAGGTGAAGAAACAGCCATTGAATGCACCAAAAGCTTTGGGAAGTTCATCTTTAAGCAGTTTAGGTCAAAAGTCATATAGTATACGAAGCGCTAAATCTTCCATTCAACCTGAAACAGTACCACAACATGAAGATAAATCCAAGGACTCTAACTTATTCAGCAGTTCAAGGCAAGCAGGCCCAAGTGGTGGTCGGGTATTACGCTGTCAAAAATGTAACGAAACAGGTCATGCAACTCAGTTCTGCTCAATTGACAAGCTTCGTGTATCTGCTCTGAAACCATCAGCTGAACGTAATTTAAAGGAGGCAACTGTCAAAAGTGATAGGTGGAAGGATGCAGTGGAAGCTTTGCTTTCAAAGACTAAGGTGCAGAAGGATGGTAGATCACTGGATCATGCTGATTCCACCACAGTAACTCCTAGGTCAAGTCGTGAATCAGGTCCTAAAGACGTTACAACAAGTTCCTCAAACTCTTTTCAAGGAGGCCTAATTTCTAGGCAAGAGGTTTTTAGAAGCTCTGCCACTTGTCCAGGCCTAATTGGAGCTGCCATTGGTGTAAAGCAACCTGATAATCACCAGGTGGAAACCTGCATCCCAGTTGATAGACAGCCGAAGGCGTTGCCTACTGCCTTGAAAGAGTCGACTGGCCTGCCTTCTGTTCCAACCATGACTGATCGATGTTCTGATCAAGGACATCCAATGAGAGTTTCTGTTTTTCCGGAGCTCGAGTTCATATGGCA GGGTGACTTTGAGGTGCTGAGAGCTGGTAGACTGCTTGAACCATGTAATGGTGTTCAAGCTCATCTGTCAACCTGTGCATCACCCAAAGTCCTTGAAGTTGTGAATAAGTTTCCTGGCAAAGTTAAATTGGAGGAAGTACCTCGCTCTGGCTCATGGCCATTGCAATTTCAGAGAATCAGCCCTAAAGAGGATAATATCGCTCTTTTTCTGTTCGCTAGAGATATCGAgag TTATGAGAAGAATTATAAAAAGCTGTTGGAAAATATGCTAAAAAATGATTTAGCCCTCAAAGGGTTTATTGATGAGGTTGAGCTTCTGATTTTCCCATCCGATAAGCTGCCAGAGAACTCCCAGC GTTggaacaatttattttttctctggGCTGTATTCAGAGAAAGGAGGATTGATTGCTCAGATGCATTACCTGGTCCCCAGAGACCTTGTAAATCCAGTTTGCAAGAGGAGCTTTTGGTGCAAGATTCTCCATCGCTACTGGCATCTGATTTTTCCACCTCCAAGAATATAAATTTGCATGAGTTTCCTTCGACAGattcatccaagtttgaaaTGTTGCCTAAGGCAGGGATCATTGAACACAATACTCAG ATGTCCTCAGAAGCTGTGGTCGAGCCACAGTGTGAAATCAGTCCTTGTCCTGATTTAGGCAATCAAATAACCACTTTACCTTTGTGCTTAGAACAGAACAGTGGTGTTGCTTCTCCG AAAATATCAGCGCCAGTTCAGGTTGATAGATGTGCTGAACCTCGAAAAAAT AAAATTTTCGGCAATGATGCAATGGGTGGAATAGATGCTGAAACATCAAATAATGTACAGAATAGTTTGAATAAGCATGGTGCATTGCCCATTTTGCCTGTTACATGTGCTTCTACTGCTTGCGGAGATG GTTGTGAATTCAGTGCAAACCTGGAAAAGCTACAAGAGACCACAGTGCTAGGTAGTGACCCTCATGATTGTATGACATCAGCGGACAACCTCAGTTGGGAATCAAAGTCTAGTAGGAAACGTGCTCGCTCATGTTCTGTGGATGTTAACCTTCAGGCTTCTGGTGAAACATTGAAGGTTGTGGATGAAACCATGACAGGGAAGGAGAATATGAATCATGGAGCTGAACATATTGAGAAAGATCACAAGAAGGCAAAACTTTGTAATGATGATGGGCTTGCTGATTTTCCAGAGCCACAGCGACATAGAGAGATCATCATGGATGAAACAAAAGATAACCCTGAAAGCTCGAGAAGTGTTGAGAGGTTTGTCTTTCCGTTTGATTTGAATTCCGTAAGCTGTGAAGAAACAGAAACCGAAACCGAGATTGAAAGGGTGATACATGTTTTATCTTCGGATGATGAGGACATCGGAGAACCGGTTATCCCAGATCTCGAACTAGCTTTGGGGGGCAGGAAGAAACCTGTGAAAAATGAAAGGCAGCCCTTAATTTTCCCTATTGTCAGCAGCAAGATTAATCAACACCAGAGGCCTGCAGTCCGACAGAATGAATATGCGTCAGCATCTCTCTCTTTATCTCTTGCAATTCCTAAATCTGAGAATGAAGAAACAGTAGCCGGTGACGTTCAGCAGCCATCATTTTGGCAGCTTTAA